In Paenibacillus ihbetae, the following are encoded in one genomic region:
- a CDS encoding PLP-dependent aminotransferase family protein has protein sequence MQYSFASRAQTLLSSPLRNIRELAKRDSFISLAEELPAEELFPMHSLAEAATSVLTADPEALQYGEAEGYRPLREWLSRDLAKRKGLSVQAGNILLTTGTQQAIDLLVRVYVEPGDAVLVENPTSPGLLQVLRLQGAEIVPVPGDSSGMLPDRLAPLIRKHRPKLLMAAPNFTNPTGVMWSLERRTQVLELCVQHGLLIVEDDSYGDLYFGAAGGQDRKQREQRLPSLFSLEEKQGEHVLYVGSFSKTVAPALRTGWAAGSSQVIEMMTAVKQMADWQSSMLNQRMLHHLLESNHFKLEDHIEMLNREYATRLKLMVELLKRSAWKDAKYEVPSGGMFLWVELPPGLNGDALLRAALMKGAAFLPGSMCSAGGENAECIRLNFTHPGRDELLLGMNLISEAVMEFTARN, from the coding sequence ATGCAGTATTCCTTTGCTTCCCGTGCACAGACCCTATTGTCATCCCCGCTGCGCAATATCCGTGAGCTTGCGAAGCGGGATTCTTTTATTTCCTTGGCAGAGGAGCTGCCGGCTGAGGAATTATTCCCCATGCATTCGCTGGCCGAGGCCGCTACCTCTGTCCTAACAGCCGATCCGGAAGCCTTGCAGTACGGGGAGGCGGAAGGCTATCGCCCGCTGCGTGAATGGCTGAGCCGGGACCTTGCCAAGCGCAAAGGGTTGAGCGTTCAAGCCGGCAATATATTGCTGACAACAGGCACCCAGCAGGCCATTGATTTGCTGGTCCGAGTGTACGTGGAGCCCGGGGATGCCGTTCTCGTGGAGAATCCGACGTCACCTGGACTGCTGCAGGTTCTCCGGCTTCAAGGGGCAGAAATCGTGCCGGTTCCCGGAGATAGCAGCGGCATGCTCCCGGACCGGCTTGCGCCGCTGATTCGGAAGCACAGGCCCAAGCTGCTGATGGCCGCTCCGAATTTCACGAATCCCACAGGTGTGATGTGGAGCCTGGAACGGCGAACGCAGGTGCTGGAGCTGTGCGTGCAGCACGGGCTTCTCATCGTTGAGGATGATTCGTACGGGGATTTGTATTTCGGGGCAGCCGGCGGGCAGGATCGGAAGCAGCGGGAGCAGCGGCTTCCATCCCTGTTTTCTCTGGAGGAGAAGCAGGGAGAGCATGTGCTTTATGTCGGCTCGTTCAGCAAAACGGTAGCTCCGGCGCTCCGAACGGGCTGGGCGGCAGGCAGCTCTCAGGTCATTGAGATGATGACGGCAGTGAAGCAGATGGCGGATTGGCAATCCAGCATGCTGAATCAGCGGATGCTCCATCATCTGCTGGAATCGAATCATTTTAAGCTCGAGGACCATATCGAGATGCTGAACAGAGAGTACGCCACGAGGCTTAAGCTCATGGTGGAGCTGCTGAAGCGGAGCGCTTGGAAGGATGCGAAATACGAGGTCCCTTCCGGCGGTATGTTTCTGTGGGTTGAACTCCCTCCCGGCCTGAATGGCGATGCCCTTCTGCGGGCTGCATTAATGAAGGGGGCGGCTTTCCTCCCGGGATCGATGTGCTCGGCAGGAGGGGAGAATGCCGAGTGCATCCGGCTGAACTTTACCCACCCCGGCCGTGATGAACTTCTGCTGGGGATGAACCTGATTAGTGAAGCCGTCATGGAATTTACCGCGCGGAATTAA
- a CDS encoding DUF2161 family putative PD-(D/E)XK-type phosphodiesterase codes for MAIKHEAELYAPLKAFFEINGYEVKGEVRNCDLVGMKEGADEPLIVEMKKTFNLALLLQGLERLKLTPYVYLAVEKSRAKKGAVNQRWSELTGLCGQLGLGLITVTFYKTKAPFVEVLCEPEIAVTRGRTAIRRKERLLNEFRERSGDYNTGGVTRAKLVTAYREKTLRVAAALYGAEHEQREALRMSGEASAAVEGYTAAPLPGISPAAVRDRSGVGSAAAILQRNYYGWFRRVSRGRYLLTPAGVQALADYANVLESANMTGLNVLPSERRR; via the coding sequence ATGGCGATCAAGCATGAAGCCGAGCTGTACGCTCCGTTGAAGGCTTTTTTTGAAATAAACGGGTATGAAGTCAAAGGGGAGGTCCGGAACTGCGACCTGGTCGGAATGAAGGAGGGAGCGGACGAGCCTCTGATCGTGGAGATGAAAAAAACGTTCAATCTTGCCCTGCTGCTCCAAGGGCTCGAGCGTCTCAAGCTGACGCCCTATGTGTACCTTGCCGTCGAGAAGAGCCGGGCCAAGAAGGGGGCCGTCAATCAGCGCTGGTCCGAGCTGACCGGATTATGCGGGCAGCTGGGCCTCGGGCTCATTACCGTCACCTTCTACAAAACGAAGGCCCCGTTTGTGGAGGTGCTCTGCGAGCCGGAGATCGCCGTCACCCGGGGACGAACGGCAATCAGGCGCAAGGAGCGGCTGCTGAATGAATTCAGGGAGCGCAGCGGCGACTACAATACGGGCGGCGTCACCCGCGCCAAGCTGGTGACGGCATACCGCGAGAAGACGCTCCGCGTTGCCGCTGCCCTGTACGGCGCGGAGCATGAACAGCGGGAAGCGCTGCGGATGAGCGGCGAGGCGTCTGCTGCAGTTGAGGGCTATACTGCCGCTCCCCTGCCGGGAATCTCGCCTGCTGCTGTCCGTGACCGGAGCGGCGTCGGCTCGGCGGCGGCCATCCTGCAGCGCAATTACTACGGCTGGTTCCGGCGGGTCAGTCGGGGACGTTACCTCCTTACCCCTGCCGGTGTCCAGGCTCTCGCGGACTATGCCAACGTGCTCGAATCCGCTAATATGACAGGACTTAATGTCTTGCCATCCGAGCGTCGACGCTGA
- a CDS encoding PrkA family serine protein kinase yields the protein MDIFERIASYRAESDRLAWSGTFREYIELLKKDPSPAMTAHARVYDMIESYGIEESGGRKKYKFFEQEIFGLDRAIEKLVEEYFHSAARRLDVRKRILLLMGPVSGGKSTIVTMLKRGLEKYSRTDSGAVYAISGCPMQEEPLHLIPLELRPEIEKELGVRIEGNLCPACQLRLKTEYGGDIESVKVERVLISEEGRVGIGTFSPSDPKSQDIADLTGSIDFSTITEYGSESDPRAYRFDGELNKANRGLMEFQEMLKCDEKFLWNLLSLTQEGNFKAGRFALISADELIVAHTNEAEYKAFIANKKNEALQSRMIVMPIPYNLRVSDEEKIYAKLIGQSDMKHIHIAPHALRSAAIFSILTRLKETKKQGMDLIKKMRMYDGEEVEGYKEADLKEMQSEYLEEGMSGVDPRYVINRISSALIKQDLQCINALDMLRAIKDGLDQHASITKEERERYLNFIAAARKEYDELAKKEVQKAFVYSFEESAKTLFENYLDNIEAFCNWTKIRDPLTDEEMDPDERLMRSIEEQIGVSENAKKAFREEIMIRISAYSRKGKKFEYHNHERLREAIEKKLFADLKDIVKITTSTKTPDAVQLKRINEVSSRLIEEHGYCPVCANELLRYVGSLLNR from the coding sequence ATGGATATTTTCGAACGCATAGCATCATATAGGGCAGAGAGCGACCGTTTGGCGTGGAGCGGCACATTCAGGGAATATATTGAATTATTAAAGAAGGATCCCTCTCCAGCCATGACGGCTCACGCCCGTGTGTATGACATGATCGAATCCTACGGGATCGAGGAGAGCGGCGGCCGGAAAAAATATAAGTTTTTCGAGCAGGAGATCTTTGGACTGGACCGGGCGATTGAGAAGCTGGTCGAAGAATACTTCCACTCCGCAGCCCGGCGGCTCGATGTCCGCAAGCGGATCCTGCTGCTGATGGGGCCGGTCAGCGGAGGAAAATCCACGATCGTTACGATGCTCAAGCGAGGGCTGGAGAAGTACTCCCGAACCGACAGCGGTGCGGTGTACGCCATTTCAGGCTGCCCGATGCAGGAGGAGCCTCTTCATTTGATCCCGCTGGAGCTGCGGCCGGAGATCGAGAAGGAGCTTGGCGTTCGCATCGAGGGGAACCTGTGCCCGGCCTGCCAGCTGCGGCTGAAGACCGAATACGGCGGCGATATTGAGAGCGTGAAGGTAGAACGGGTGCTCATCTCGGAAGAAGGCCGGGTGGGGATCGGGACATTCAGCCCTTCCGACCCGAAATCGCAGGACATTGCCGACCTGACCGGCAGCATTGATTTTTCTACCATCACGGAATACGGCTCCGAATCGGATCCGCGGGCATACCGGTTCGACGGGGAGCTCAATAAAGCCAACCGGGGGCTGATGGAATTTCAGGAAATGCTCAAATGCGATGAGAAGTTCCTGTGGAATTTGCTGTCCCTGACGCAGGAGGGGAACTTCAAGGCCGGACGCTTTGCGCTGATTAGCGCGGATGAATTGATTGTTGCACATACAAACGAAGCGGAGTACAAAGCCTTTATCGCCAATAAGAAGAACGAGGCGCTCCAATCCCGGATGATCGTCATGCCGATCCCGTATAACCTCAGGGTCAGCGATGAAGAGAAAATCTATGCTAAGCTGATCGGGCAGAGCGACATGAAGCATATCCATATTGCGCCTCATGCACTCCGTTCCGCCGCCATATTTTCCATACTGACCCGTTTGAAGGAAACGAAGAAGCAGGGAATGGACCTGATCAAGAAAATGCGCATGTACGACGGGGAGGAAGTGGAGGGCTACAAGGAAGCCGATCTCAAAGAGATGCAGAGCGAATATTTAGAGGAAGGCATGTCCGGCGTGGATCCCCGGTATGTCATTAACCGGATCTCAAGTGCTCTTATTAAGCAGGATCTTCAGTGCATTAACGCGTTGGATATGCTGCGGGCGATTAAGGATGGACTGGATCAGCACGCTTCCATTACCAAGGAGGAGCGGGAGCGGTATTTGAACTTTATTGCAGCTGCGCGCAAAGAGTATGATGAGCTGGCCAAGAAAGAAGTGCAGAAGGCGTTCGTCTATTCCTTTGAAGAGTCGGCCAAGACGCTGTTCGAGAACTATCTGGATAATATTGAGGCCTTCTGCAACTGGACCAAGATCCGCGACCCGCTGACCGATGAGGAGATGGATCCGGATGAAAGATTGATGCGTTCCATCGAGGAGCAGATCGGGGTATCGGAGAACGCGAAGAAGGCCTTCCGCGAGGAAATCATGATTCGAATCTCCGCTTATTCGCGCAAAGGCAAAAAGTTCGAATATCACAATCATGAGCGTTTACGCGAAGCGATCGAGAAAAAGCTGTTTGCTGATCTTAAAGACATCGTCAAAATCACCACCTCCACGAAAACGCCGGATGCCGTGCAGCTGAAACGAATTAACGAAGTCAGCTCCAGACTGATCGAGGAACACGGCTACTGCCCGGTCTGCGCCAATGAGCTGCTGCGGTACGTAGGCAGTCTGCTGAACCGATAA
- a CDS encoding globin-coupled sensor protein — MMDVSPKRRQQLEYIGLRERDLELLAQHRDVFVKVVEEVVDRFYARIGEQPQLMQIINRTSTMERLKETQRVYWLSLAEGRVDEAYLENRIKIGQVHSRIGLNTDYYLGSYMVYLDIAADLFKQLLPDQWTHVVHALSKMFNLDSQLVLEAYEMKEKEKIQNLVTDQQKMLEAITEAVQELTAMIVELDQSAALMADNAMKTAEAQEKAHALTAELGEEILQIEQMGSLIREISDQSHLLGLNAAIEAAHAGELGRGFEVVAGEVRKLATHSKKAMEEIQSKVSGIIRKLGLVEQESEKTSVNARNQAASSQELAAFVKMMEKLADDLEALKHEYDVHKHDLDAESALMKTEKATV; from the coding sequence ATGATGGATGTTTCACCGAAAAGACGTCAGCAGCTGGAGTATATCGGACTTCGTGAACGTGATTTAGAGCTGCTTGCTCAGCACCGCGATGTGTTTGTCAAGGTGGTCGAGGAGGTGGTGGACCGGTTTTACGCGAGAATCGGCGAACAGCCGCAGCTGATGCAGATTATTAACCGAACGTCGACCATGGAGCGGCTTAAGGAAACCCAGCGGGTATATTGGCTGTCGCTCGCAGAGGGCCGGGTGGATGAGGCTTATCTTGAGAACCGGATCAAGATTGGACAAGTCCATTCGAGAATCGGGCTGAACACCGATTATTATCTGGGCAGCTATATGGTTTATTTGGATATTGCAGCAGATCTATTTAAGCAGCTGCTTCCTGACCAATGGACGCACGTCGTGCATGCGCTCAGCAAAATGTTCAATCTGGACTCTCAGCTCGTTCTGGAGGCTTATGAGATGAAGGAGAAAGAAAAAATTCAGAACTTGGTTACGGATCAACAGAAAATGTTGGAAGCGATTACAGAGGCTGTGCAGGAGCTGACCGCCATGATCGTTGAGCTGGATCAAAGCGCAGCGCTGATGGCCGATAATGCCATGAAAACCGCAGAGGCTCAAGAGAAGGCCCATGCGCTGACCGCCGAGCTTGGCGAGGAGATTCTTCAGATCGAGCAGATGGGCAGCCTGATTCGGGAAATCTCGGACCAGAGCCATCTGCTCGGACTGAATGCCGCGATCGAGGCAGCGCATGCCGGAGAGCTCGGCAGAGGCTTCGAGGTGGTGGCGGGCGAGGTGAGAAAGCTCGCAACGCATTCCAAAAAAGCGATGGAAGAGATCCAAAGCAAAGTCAGCGGCATTATACGCAAGCTGGGCCTGGTGGAGCAGGAGTCCGAGAAGACATCGGTGAACGCGCGGAATCAGGCTGCAAGCTCCCAGGAGCTGGCGGCTTTCGTGAAAATGATGGAGAAGCTCGCCGATGACCTGGAGGCGCTAAAGCATGAGTATGACGTGCACAAGCATGATCTGGACGCTGAATCGGCTCTAATGAAGACCGAGAAAGCCACCGTTTAA
- a CDS encoding SpoVR family protein, which translates to MHQDEIAELERSIAEITEIASGFGLDFYPMRYEICPADIIYTFGAYGMPTRFSHWSFGKTFNKMKMQYDFGLSKIYELVINSNPCYAFLLDGNSLIQNKLIVAHVLAHCDFFKNNARFSVSNRNMVESMSATAERISRYELEHGTEAVEQFIDAVLAIQEHVDPQILRPEKLDKQRYNERRMLEQREEAKRHKPPGRYDDLWELDEEEEDKPGPAPAAPKRFPAEPEKDIMWFIQEHSDILEDWQRDIMSMLREEMLYFWPQMETKIMNEGWASYWHQRILREMDLTSEETVEFAKLNASVVQPSRHSLNPYYLGLKIFEDIERRWDREKMFDVREYDSDISFLRNYLTKELVEDLDLYVFEKKGPEWKITDKAWENIRDQLVVSRVNGGNPYLVVTDGDHLRSGELMIKHLFEGIELDLKYMERTIPYVYRLWGKPVHLHSMIEGKPILFSYDGKKLHRRFI; encoded by the coding sequence GTGCACCAAGACGAGATTGCTGAGTTAGAGCGTTCCATTGCAGAGATTACCGAAATCGCATCAGGCTTCGGCCTTGATTTTTATCCCATGCGGTATGAGATCTGCCCGGCAGACATCATATACACCTTCGGCGCGTATGGCATGCCGACGCGGTTCAGCCACTGGAGCTTTGGAAAAACCTTCAATAAAATGAAGATGCAATACGATTTCGGCCTTAGTAAAATTTACGAGCTCGTGATCAATTCCAATCCGTGCTACGCTTTCCTCCTTGACGGCAATTCACTGATTCAGAACAAGCTGATCGTCGCCCATGTTCTCGCCCACTGCGATTTCTTCAAGAACAATGCCCGCTTTTCGGTCTCCAATCGGAATATGGTCGAGAGCATGTCCGCTACCGCCGAACGGATATCCCGGTATGAGCTGGAGCATGGAACGGAAGCGGTCGAGCAATTCATAGACGCGGTATTGGCAATCCAAGAGCATGTCGACCCGCAAATCCTGCGTCCCGAGAAGCTCGACAAGCAGCGCTATAACGAGCGGCGGATGCTGGAGCAGCGGGAGGAGGCCAAACGCCACAAGCCTCCCGGCCGGTACGATGATCTGTGGGAGCTGGATGAAGAAGAGGAAGATAAACCCGGCCCGGCTCCCGCGGCACCGAAGCGGTTTCCGGCTGAGCCGGAGAAGGACATCATGTGGTTTATTCAGGAGCATTCCGATATTCTTGAGGATTGGCAGCGGGACATCATGAGCATGCTTCGCGAGGAGATGCTGTATTTCTGGCCGCAGATGGAGACGAAAATCATGAACGAAGGCTGGGCTTCGTACTGGCATCAGCGCATCCTGCGGGAGATGGACCTGACCAGCGAGGAAACGGTGGAATTCGCCAAGCTGAACGCTTCCGTCGTCCAGCCGTCCCGCCACAGCCTGAACCCGTACTATCTGGGGCTAAAAATCTTCGAGGATATCGAACGGCGCTGGGACCGGGAGAAGATGTTCGACGTGAGGGAATACGACTCCGACATCTCGTTCCTTCGCAATTATTTGACCAAGGAGCTCGTTGAGGATCTGGATCTGTATGTGTTCGAGAAGAAAGGACCCGAGTGGAAAATTACCGACAAAGCGTGGGAAAACATTCGGGATCAGCTCGTCGTCTCCCGGGTCAACGGCGGCAACCCCTATCTGGTCGTCACCGACGGGGACCATCTTCGTTCCGGTGAGCTCATGATCAAGCATCTATTCGAGGGCATCGAGCTGGACCTGAAATACATGGAGCGCACAATCCCTTACGTTTACCGCCTCTGGGGTAAGCCGGTGCATCTGCACAGCATGATCGAAGGCAAGCCGATCCTGTTCTCCTATGACGGTAAAAAGCTCCATCGGCGTTTTATTTGA
- a CDS encoding S9 family peptidase — MIPFPKPDVEQFFQTYLIRNFAVSADESRLVFSSSMNGKFNLWAMDLREETAYPYPLTYNDQAASFVKLDPKGRHILTGFDHDGNENYHLHALRWSGGEAIPLFEDANPDDKYFFVHLSEDGRRLYYVTSEGNPSYLNSLVYDLETREKRLLHEGRDTATELSAVSPDEKTIAYTKMYANTYYISYVQRESGEPLCLTPSPEQVHTAGGVQFIDNDHVVFTTDYDSEFSYVASYHISQRKFEPLCRIERESVQLLRWHEDSRTLYILTEKGVEDKLYAYSMDSSELTELPLPADIVEQLNVTKSGVLYLLARGAVKPLNIYRYKDGSWTMLTKNVLTGLTEADLCSPDTVTYPSFDGMEIEALLFRAKEGVANGYTIFWPHGGPQAAERKQFRAMFQYLLAQGYHIFCPNFRGSTGYGSSFVKLVEQDWGEGPRKDCLAGMDWLFEQGISSPEKLFVMGGSYGGYMTLLLAGRNPEYFKAAIDIVGVSNLFTFYNSVPDHWKPIMERWLGDPERDRERFIKDSPITYLDNMVNPMLIIQGANDPRVVQAESDQIVEALRAKGRDVEYIVFEDEGHGITKKANEKIAYARMAEFLRRNQ, encoded by the coding sequence ATGATTCCATTTCCTAAACCGGATGTCGAGCAATTTTTCCAGACTTATTTGATTCGTAATTTTGCTGTAAGCGCAGATGAGTCCAGACTGGTATTCAGCAGCAGCATGAACGGAAAGTTCAATTTATGGGCGATGGACCTGAGGGAGGAGACGGCATACCCTTACCCGCTCACCTACAATGACCAGGCCGCAAGCTTCGTTAAGCTGGACCCCAAGGGGCGCCATATTCTTACGGGGTTTGACCACGACGGCAACGAGAACTATCACCTGCACGCGCTGCGCTGGAGCGGCGGGGAAGCGATTCCGTTATTCGAGGATGCCAATCCGGATGACAAGTATTTCTTCGTACATCTGTCCGAGGACGGCAGAAGGCTGTATTACGTCACATCGGAAGGCAACCCGTCCTATCTGAACTCCCTGGTATATGATCTGGAGACGAGAGAGAAGAGGCTTCTGCATGAAGGCCGGGATACGGCCACGGAGCTGTCTGCGGTGAGTCCCGACGAGAAGACCATCGCTTATACGAAAATGTATGCCAATACCTATTACATAAGCTATGTACAGCGGGAATCCGGGGAGCCTCTGTGTTTGACCCCGTCACCGGAGCAGGTGCATACCGCCGGCGGCGTGCAGTTTATCGACAACGATCATGTCGTGTTTACGACCGACTATGATTCCGAGTTTTCTTACGTCGCCTCGTATCACATTTCCCAGCGGAAGTTTGAGCCGCTGTGCCGGATCGAACGGGAGAGCGTCCAGCTTCTGCGCTGGCATGAGGATTCCCGAACGCTTTATATCCTGACGGAAAAAGGCGTGGAGGATAAGCTGTATGCCTATTCCATGGACAGCAGCGAATTGACGGAGCTGCCTCTGCCGGCGGATATCGTAGAGCAGCTGAACGTAACGAAATCGGGGGTTCTGTACCTGCTGGCCCGCGGCGCGGTCAAACCGCTGAATATTTACCGGTACAAGGACGGCAGCTGGACCATGCTGACGAAGAACGTGTTGACAGGCTTGACAGAGGCGGATCTGTGCTCGCCTGACACCGTTACGTACCCGTCCTTTGACGGGATGGAGATCGAAGCGCTGCTGTTCCGGGCCAAGGAAGGAGTGGCTAACGGATACACGATCTTCTGGCCGCATGGCGGGCCGCAAGCCGCAGAGCGCAAGCAGTTCCGGGCGATGTTCCAGTATCTGCTGGCACAGGGATACCATATCTTCTGTCCGAACTTCCGGGGCAGCACAGGCTACGGCAGCTCCTTCGTGAAGCTGGTCGAACAGGACTGGGGCGAAGGGCCGCGCAAGGATTGTCTTGCGGGAATGGATTGGCTGTTCGAGCAGGGGATTTCAAGTCCGGAGAAGCTCTTTGTCATGGGGGGAAGCTATGGCGGTTATATGACCTTGCTCCTGGCCGGCCGCAATCCCGAGTATTTCAAAGCGGCGATCGACATCGTCGGGGTGAGCAACTTGTTTACCTTTTACAACTCGGTTCCGGATCATTGGAAGCCGATCATGGAGCGCTGGCTCGGCGATCCGGAGCGGGATCGGGAGCGGTTCATCAAGGATTCGCCGATCACCTACCTGGACAACATGGTGAACCCGATGCTGATCATCCAGGGAGCGAACGACCCGCGTGTCGTTCAAGCGGAATCGGACCAGATCGTTGAGGCGCTTCGTGCCAAGGGACGGGATGTGGAGTATATCGTGTTCGAGGATGAGGGGCATGGCATCACGAAGAAGGCTAACGAAAAAATCGCCTATGCCCGTATGGCCGAGTTCCTGCGGAGAAATCAATAA
- a CDS encoding cation diffusion facilitator family transporter: MKNLWQLIKKGNTSSAIASLGNTGLAIIKAIAASVSGSGTMFASAMHSVADAVNQGFVFVGSVLAERKPTKKFPTGFGRVINIVCMVAVIVVTIMAYETIHKGYKLLKHPEEATNFWLNFVVLAIAVLIDGAILMKAMKEILKETRTEATGLGKFPAAFRNAGKAAPPTRLVFYEDIVATLGALFALIAIVFAHFMDFLILDGIATILIGCLMIGVAFKVGYDNMVGLIGVSAPKDVEEKISRIILGDPDVRDINRLRIVQEGRSYHVEAYIELRQGMSLAEASVSKMRVNSLLLQNPDISDVTLGILEDDNIRVWNPSADLGSEPQKP; the protein is encoded by the coding sequence ATGAAAAACTTGTGGCAGCTCATTAAGAAAGGAAATACGTCTTCGGCCATCGCATCGCTTGGCAATACGGGACTTGCGATCATTAAGGCGATCGCCGCTTCCGTCAGCGGCAGCGGGACGATGTTCGCCTCCGCCATGCATTCTGTAGCCGACGCCGTGAACCAGGGCTTCGTCTTCGTCGGCAGCGTGCTTGCCGAGCGAAAGCCGACCAAGAAGTTTCCTACGGGGTTCGGGAGGGTCATCAATATCGTCTGCATGGTTGCGGTCATTGTCGTTACGATTATGGCCTATGAAACCATTCATAAAGGCTACAAGCTTCTAAAGCATCCCGAGGAGGCAACGAACTTCTGGCTGAACTTCGTTGTTCTGGCGATAGCGGTCTTGATCGACGGCGCCATTCTGATGAAGGCGATGAAGGAGATTTTAAAAGAAACCCGGACCGAAGCCACCGGACTCGGCAAGTTCCCGGCTGCCTTCAGAAACGCCGGCAAGGCCGCACCGCCTACCCGGCTTGTGTTCTATGAAGACATCGTCGCCACGCTGGGAGCGCTGTTTGCGCTGATCGCCATCGTGTTCGCCCACTTCATGGACTTCCTGATCCTCGACGGCATCGCCACGATTCTGATCGGATGTCTCATGATCGGCGTAGCCTTCAAGGTCGGGTATGACAATATGGTTGGCTTGATCGGCGTTTCGGCGCCGAAGGATGTCGAGGAGAAGATCTCCCGGATCATCCTTGGGGACCCGGATGTCCGCGACATCAATCGGCTCCGCATTGTGCAGGAAGGACGAAGCTACCATGTCGAGGCATACATCGAGCTGCGGCAAGGCATGTCCCTGGCCGAGGCCAGCGTATCCAAAATGCGGGTCAACTCCTTGCTGCTGCAAAACCCGGACATCTCCGATGTTACCCTGGGCATTCTGGAAGACGACAACATCCGGGTTTGGAACCCGAGCGCCGATCTTGGCAGCGAACCACAAAAGCCTTAA
- a CDS encoding GapA-binding peptide SR1P: MRALTSPEAGVAQGRQDLGLIICSGCEEMVDTIPTDGVKIIHGYCGKGECERNTAQNS, translated from the coding sequence ATGAGAGCGTTGACAAGTCCAGAGGCAGGAGTGGCTCAAGGAAGACAGGATTTGGGGCTTATTATTTGCTCCGGATGTGAAGAAATGGTTGATACGATCCCCACCGACGGCGTAAAAATCATTCACGGATACTGCGGCAAAGGAGAGTGCGAGCGAAATACTGCCCAGAATTCATAA
- a CDS encoding helix-turn-helix transcriptional regulator codes for MEAGGITIELTPRQLEIVDIVKKHAPITGDQIAELLNVSRATLRTDLSKLVILDYIDAKPKVGYFLGKRGEPDREEKFRLLKMKVGDLHGVPIIIRETTTIQEAVVALFLENVGNLIVTDADGHLAGIVSRKDLLKVTLGNPSASSMPVSLIMTRRANVTTVQPEDTVLDAARKIITRQIDSLPVVVPADDGNPDHWKVVGRITKTNIIKMLLDMVAEE; via the coding sequence ATGGAAGCAGGAGGGATCACTATCGAACTGACGCCAAGACAGCTGGAAATCGTCGATATCGTAAAGAAGCATGCCCCGATTACGGGAGATCAAATCGCGGAGCTGCTTAACGTTAGCCGGGCTACTCTGCGTACCGATTTATCCAAGCTTGTCATACTGGATTACATCGATGCAAAGCCTAAAGTCGGATATTTTCTCGGAAAGCGGGGCGAGCCTGACCGGGAGGAGAAGTTCCGACTGCTCAAAATGAAGGTTGGCGACCTCCACGGCGTTCCGATCATCATAAGGGAGACCACAACGATCCAGGAGGCGGTTGTTGCCCTGTTCCTTGAAAACGTGGGCAACCTCATCGTAACCGATGCGGACGGCCATCTCGCAGGCATCGTGTCCCGCAAGGACCTGCTCAAGGTGACGCTGGGGAATCCGTCGGCCTCGTCCATGCCGGTCAGCCTTATCATGACGCGCCGCGCGAATGTAACAACGGTACAGCCGGAGGATACGGTGCTGGATGCGGCCCGCAAAATCATCACGAGGCAGATCGACAGCCTGCCGGTTGTCGTTCCGGCAGACGACGGCAATCCGGATCACTGGAAGGTCGTAGGCCGCATTACCAAAACGAATATCATCAAAATGCTGCTCGACATGGTAGCCGAGGAATAA